The following proteins are co-located in the Limanda limanda chromosome 5, fLimLim1.1, whole genome shotgun sequence genome:
- the pole gene encoding DNA polymerase epsilon catalytic subunit A, protein MVYFKNTGRYRADRGQGGGGDQDQDDGSSALKRLERSQFTDEMDARFDFDRLKEPGEKTGWLINMHPAEILDEDKRMISAVDFYFIQEDGSRFKVALPFKPYFYIATKKNCEREVISYLSKKFQGKVAKLEILPKEDLDLPNHLVGLKRSYIKLSFNSLDDLLKVRREISPAVRKNREREQSNDAYTSMLSSALSGGHVTSNDDDTRSKSMSDQLDNIVDMREYDVPYHVRVSIDLKIHVAHWYNVRYRGSAYPPEIVRRDDLVERPDPVVLAFDIETTKLPLKFPDAESDQIMMISYMIDGQGFLITNREIVSENIEDFEFTPKPEYEGPFTVFNEDDEAAMIQRWFDHVQETKPNIFVTYNGDFFDWPFIETRAGLHGLSMHREIGFQKDLQGEYKSSQAIHMDCLRWVRRDSYLPVGSHNLKAAAKAKLSYDPVELDPEEMCRMATEEPQTLATYSVSDAVATYYLYMKYVHPFIFALCTIIPMEPDEVLRKGSGTLCEALLMVQAFHANIVFPNKQEQVFNKQTDDGHVMDSETYVGGHVEALESGVFRSDIPCRFKMNPAAFDFLLQRVERTMRHAMEEEEQIPLEQITNFNEVCDEIKKKLISLKEVPNRIECPLIYHLDVGAMYPNIILTNRLQPSAMVDEATCAACDFNKPGATCQRRMAWQWRGEIMPASRSEFHRIQQQLESEKFPSLFPNGPPRAFHNLSREDQAKHEKKRLADYCKRAYKKTHVTKKEERVTTICQRENSFYVDTVRAFRDRRYEFKGLHKVWKKKLSSAQDCGDAAEVKRCKNMEILYESLQLAHKCILNSFYGYVMRKGARWYSMEMAGIVCFTGANIITQARELIEQIGRPLELDTDGIWCVLPNTFPENFVVKTSNEKKPKVTISYPGAMLNIMVKEGFTNDQYHELVDPGSLTYNTRSENSIFFEVDGPYLAMILPAAKEEGKKLKKRYAVFNEDGSLAELKGFEVKRRGELQLIKIFQSSVFEAFLKGTTLEEVYASVAKVADYWLDVLYSKAANMPDAELFELISENRSMSRRLEDYGEQKSSSISTAKRLAEFLGDQMVKDAGLSCRYIISRKPEGSPVTERAIPLAIFQAEPSVKKHFLRKWLKMSSLQDLDIRSILDWSYYIERLGSAIQKIITIPAALQQVKNPVPRVRHPDWLHKKLLEKNDIYKQKKISELFTSEGKRQLNIPRPSQVAHQPLEAGQAADIEDFGLPARPLLPAILISTKRKRASQGEDSQVESQVLELTQSWREILGPPPPMGEEQEELLVWLRYHKKKWELQLRQRKERKKRRRMLDGEAQPVGGGVIRDGPTTGLGSFLRKTARSILDMPWQIVQIAETSHPGLYKLWAVIGNDLHCMKLNIPRVFYVNQKVPKQEEGAMCKKVNRLLPRSNVVYYLYEYCVQEDMYLEHINQINADMSAPDIEGVYETQVPLLFRALVQLGCVCMVNKHVVRDLAGREADTFDLEHLEMRSLAQFSYLEPGSVRHMYFYHHSQGHKALFGLFIPSQRKASIFILDTVRSNQMPNLNNLYTAERTALLEKTTEDLLPPENHNFEVRAENDPKAIYRALQRILLNYKEERRGPTLIAVQSNWELRRLSAGMPVLEEFPVVPVHVLDEISYNVLDWQRHGARRMIRHYLNLDSCLSQAFDMARYYHLPVGNLPQDVSIFGSDLFLARHLRKHNHLLWLSPTARPDLGGKEADDSRLVMESDDRGSVEINSQGCYSTVCVEMDLQSLAVNTLLQSQHVNDMEGGASLGVSFDVIQQASLEDMMSGNQGASAHASYDETALCSNTFRILKSMVVGWVREITQYHNVYADNQVMHFYRWLHSPSSLLYDPALHRTLHNMMKKVFLQLVAEFKRLGSTVVYGNFNRIILCTKKRRTDDAIGYVGYITNSIHSREIFHSLSLSFSRCWEFLMWMDPANYGGVKGKLPSNLLQGEKKNKQGEGEEDGSEDEDEPEAEVEEDEETDEVEELIESNWNIMQYLPQTASCQKYFLMIVSAYIAAVYQSMKGELRRNAPGATPVKRRGGSQASQQAVGDLSALPGMISFSQEYVSSELTQNFFTITQKIQKKVTGARSVTQPSELFPVLPGSHLPLKNPALEFIKYVCQVLSLDANIANQVNKLKRDLLRLVDVGEFSDDAQFRDPCNSYILPEVICHQCNFCRDLDLCKDPSVAQDGSVLPQWFCSNCQAQYETESVEMALVEALQKKLMSYTLQDLVCNKCKGVKDANMPLYCRCAGDFDLTFSIKSFSEQITVFQNIASHYNMSFLEETIDWLLLMNPQVRQSSR, encoded by the exons ATGGTTTACTTTAAGAACACTGGGAGATACAGAGCGGATCGAGGAcaaggcggaggaggagaccaggacCA GGACGATGGATCGTCGGCTCTCAAGCGGCTGGAGCGCAGCCAGTTCACCGACGAGATGGACGCCCGCTTCGACTTCGACAGGCTGAAGGAGCCGGGGGAGAAAACCGGCTGGCTGATCAACATGCACCCC GCAGAGATCCTGGATGAAGACAAGAGGATGATCAGTGCTGTGGACTTTTATTTCATTCAGGAGGATGGAAGCAGGTTTAAG GTGGCTCTACCCTTCaagccatatttctacatagCCACCAAAAAG AACTGCGAGAGAGAGGTCATCTCGTACTTGTCGAAGAAGTTCCAGGGAAAGGTGGCGAAGCTGGAGATTCTCCCAAAGGAGGATCTAGACCTG CCGAACCATTTAGTTGGCCTGAAGAGAAGCTACATCAAGCTGTCGTTCAACTCCCTGGACGACCTCCTCAAGGTGAGGCGCGAGATCTCTCCAGCAGTGCGCAAGAACCGAGAGAGGGAGCAGTCCAATGATGCCTACACGTCCATGTTATCCAG TGCCTTGTCAGGAGGCCATGTGACCTCCAATGACGACGACACAAGGTCAAAGAGTATGTCCGACCAGTTGGACAACATCGTGGACATGAGAGAGTACGACGTTCCCTATCACGTGCGAGTGTCCATCGACCTCAAGATCCACGTG gCTCACTGGTACAATGTGCGGTACAGAGGCAGCGCTTACCCACCAGAGATCGTACGCAGAGACGACCTTGTGGAGCGACCA GATCCTGTTGTTTTGGCTTTTGACATTGAGACCACCAAACTTCCACTGAAGTTTCCAGATGCTGAGTCAGACCAGATTATGATGATCTCCTACATGATAGACGGACAG GGATTTCTAATAACAAACAGAGAGATCGTCTCTGAGAACATTGAGGATTTCGAGTTCACTCCCAAACCTGAGTATGAAGGGCCGTTCACTGTTTTCAATGAGGATGACGAG GCGGCTATGATTCAGAGGTGGTTTGATCACGTTCAAGAAACGAAGCCAAACATCTTTGTAACATACAACGGAGACTTCTTCGATTG GCCTTTTATTGAGACTCGGGCCGGCCTCCATGGGCTGAGCATGCACAGGGAGATCGGTTTCCAGAAGGACCTCCAGGGAGAGTACAAGTCCAGTCAGGCCATCCACATGGACTGCTTAAG GTGGGTAAGAAGAGACAGCTACCTTCCGGTGGGAAGTCACAATCTGAAGGCAGCAGCGAAGGCCAAACTGAGCTACGACCCGGTAGAGCTGGATCCAGAGGAGATGTGCCGCATGGCGACGGAGGAGCCACAG aCTTTGGCCACTTACTCCGTGTCAGATGCTGTGGCCACGTATTACCTGTACATGAAATATGTTCATCCCTTCATCTTCGCTCTGTGCACCATCATCCCCATGGAGCCTGATGAG GTCCTGCGGAAAGGTTCTGGGACCCTGTGTGAGGCCTTGCTCATGGTGCAGGCCTTTCACGCCAACATCGTCTTCCCCAACAAGCAGGAGCAGGTCTTCAACAAACAGACCGACGACGGCCACGTCATGGACTCTGAGACGTACGTGGGCGGCCACGTGGAGGCGCTGGAGTCCGGAGTGTTTCGCAGTGACATCCCCTGCCGTTTCAAAATG AACCCGGCTGCATTCGACTTCCTGCTTCAAAGAGTTGAGAGAACGATGCGTCACGctatggaggaagaggagcaaatCCCTCTGGAGCAAATCACAAACTTTAATGAG GTCTGCGACGAGATCAAGAAGAAGCTGATTTCACTGAAGGAGGTTCCAAACAGGATCGAGTGCCCCCTCATCTACCATCTGGACGTCGGGGCCATGTACCCCAACATCATTCTCACCAACCGTCTGCAG CCATCTGCTATGGTTGACGAGGCCACGTGTGCTGCCTGTGACTTTAACAAACCTGGAGCCACCTGTCAGAGGAGGATGGCCTGGCAGTGGAGAGGAGAAATCA TGCCTGCCAGTCGCAGTGAGTTTCACCGTATCCAGCAGCAACTGGAGTCAGAGAAGTTCCCGTCGCTGTTTCCCAACGGTCCACCTCGCGCTTTCCACAACCTCAGCAGAGAGGATCAAGCCAAGCATGAGAAGAAACGTTTGGCAg ACTACTGTAAGAGAGCCTATAAGAAGACACATGTCACCAAAAAGGAAGAACGCGTCACCACCATCTGTCAGAGAGAAAACTCCTTCTATGTGGACACTGTGAGAGCTTTCAGAGATCGACGCTACGAATTCAAAGGACTCCACAAG GTGTGGAAGAAGAAGCTGTCGTCAGCTCAGGACTGTGGAGACGCTGCCGAGGTGAAGCGCTGCAAGAACATGGAGATCCTCTACGAGTCTCTTCAGCTCGCTCACAAGTGTATTCTCAACTCTTTCTACGGCTACGTCATGAGGAAAGG GGCGCGCTGGTATTCCATGGAGATGGCTGGCATTGTGTGCTTCACCGGAGCCAACATCATCACTCAAGCCCGAGAGCTGATCGAACAAATAGG GAGACCACTGGAGTTGGACACCGACGGTATCTGGTGTGTCCTACCTAACACCTTTCCTGAGAATTTTGTGGTGAAGACGAGTAATGAGAAGAAGCCCAAGGTGACCATCTCCTACCCGGGGGCCATGCTGAACATCATGGTGAAGGAGGGATTCACCAACGACCAGTACCACGAGCTGGTCGACCCCGGGTCCCTCACCTACAACACCCGCTCAGAGAACAGCATCTTCTTTGAGGTGGACGGACCATACCTGGCCATGATCCTGCCCGCCGcaaaagaggaaggaaagaagctgaagaagag GTACGCTGTGTTTAATGAGGACGGCTCTCTTGCTGAGCTTAAGGGTTTTGaagtgaagagaagaggagagctcCAGCTCATCAAGATTTTTCAATCCTCAGTGTTTGAGGCTTTCCTCAAAGGCACCACTCTGGAGGAGGTCTACGCATCGGTGGCCAAAGTGGCCGACTACTGGCTGGACGTTCTGTACAGCAAG GCGGCCAACATGCCAGATGCAGAGCTGTTTGAACTGATTTCCGAAAATCGCTCCATGTCCAGGAGGCTGGAGGACTACGGAGAGCAGAAGTCCTCGTCGATCAGCACCGCTAAGAGACTCGCTGAGTTCCTGGGAGACCAGATGGTGAAAGACGCTGGTCTGAGCTGTCGCTACATTATCTCCCGAAAGCCAGAGGGCTCACCTGTCACAGAAAG AGCCATTCCACTGGCCATCTTCCAGGCAGAGCCCAGTGTGAAGAAACATTTCCTCCGTAAGTGGTTGAAAATGTCCAGCCTGCAGGACTTGGACATCCGCTCt ATCCTTGATTGGAGTTATTACATAGAGAGGTTGGGCAGTGCCATTCAGAAAATTATCACCATCCCTGCAGCTCTGCaacag GTGAAGAACCCAGTGCCCAGAGTGAGACATCCCGACTGGCTTCACAAGAAACTCCTGGAGAAAAATGACATTTACAAGCAAAAGAAAATCAGTGAACTGTTCACCAGTGAGGGCAAGAGACAG CTGAATATTCCTCGTCCCTCTCAGGTGGCCCATCAGCCTCTTGAAGCAGGCCAAGCTGCGGACATAGAGGACTTCGGGCTGCCAGCCAGACCCCTGCTGCCGGCCATCCTCATCAGCACCAAGCGGAAGCGAGCTTCCCAGGGAGAGGACAGCCAGGTGGAGTCTCAGGTCCTGGAGCTCACCCAGTCCTGGCGAGAGATCCTGGGACCACCCCCACCCATGGGAGAGGAACAG GAGGAGCTTTTGGTTTGGCTGCGCTACCACAAGAAAAAGTgggagctgcagctgaggcagaggaaggagagaaagaagaggaggaggatgctggATGGTGAAGCTCAGCCTGTAGGTGGAGGAGTGATCAGAGACGGCCCCACCACCGGCCTTGGCAGCTTCCTGCGCAAAACAGCCCGCAGCATTCTGGACATGCCCTGGCAGATTGTGCAG ATCGCAGAGACGAGTCACCCCGGCCTGTACAAGCTGTGGGCTGTGATTGGTAATGACCTTCACTGCATGAAGCTCAACATCCCCCGGGTCTTCTACGTCAATCAGAAAGTCCCCAAACAGGAGGAGGGAGCCATGTGCAAGAAG GTGAACCGCCTGCTGCCTCGCTCCAACGTTGTGTACTACCTCTATGAGTACTGTGTACAAGAGGACATGTACCTGGAGCACATCAACCAGATCAACGCAGACATGTCTGCACCAGACATCGAAGGAGTCTACGAAACACAG GTCCCCTTGCTGTTTCGGGCTCTGGTGCAGCTTGGATGCGTGTGTATGGTCAATAAACATGTGGTGAGGGATCTGGCCGGCAGGGAGGCGGACACTTTTGATCTGGAGCATCTGGAGATGAGGTCTCTGGCCCAGTTCAGCTACCTGGAGCCAG GGAGTGTTCGCCATATGTACTTCTATCATCACAGCCAGGGACACAAGGCTCTGTTTGGACTTTTCATCCCCTCTCAGCGCAAAGCCAGCATCTTCATCTTGGACACA gTGCGAAGCAACCAGATGCCCAACCTGAATAACCTTTACACTGCAGAACGCACCGCCCTCCTGGAGAAGACGACAGAGGATCTCCTGCCTCCAGAGAACCACAACTTCGAGGTTCGGGCTGAAAACGACCCAAAGGCTATTTACCGCGCACTGCAGCGCAttctgctcaactacaag GAGGAACGGCGTGGCCCCACCCTCATCGCTGTGCAGTCAAACTGGGAGCTGCGTCGATTGTCAGCAGGGATGCCGGTGCTTGAGGAGTTTCCTGTCGTTCCGGTGCATGTGCTCGACGAGATCAGTTATAACGTGCTGGATTGGCAACGGCACGGTGCCCGGCGCATGATCCGTCACTACCTCAACCTGGACAGCTGCCTGTCGCAAGCTTTCGACATGGCCAG GTATTACCACTTGCCTGTGGGGAACTTGCCACAGGATGTGTCCATCTTCGGTTCAGACTTGTTCCTGGCGAGACATCTTCGGAAACACAACCACCTGCTGTGGCTGTCACCCACAGCCAGACCTGACCTCGGGGGAAAGGAGGCTGACGACAGCCGTCTGGTCATGGAAAGCGACGACAGAGGTTCTGTGGAGATCAACTCTCAAGGATGCTATTCCACCG TTTGTGTGGAGATGGACCTGCAGAGTCTGGCAGTGAACACCCTCCTCCAGTCCCAGCATGTCAACGACATGGAGGGTGGAGCCAGTCTGGGCGTCAGTTTCGATGTGATCCAGCAGGCCTCGTTGGAGGACATGATGTCAGGAAATCAGGGGGCAAGCGCTCACGCTAGCTATGATGAGACTGCTCTCTGCTCCAACACCTTCAG GATCTTGAAGAGCATGGTGGTGGGATGGGTCAGGGAGATCACTCAGTACCACAACGTGTACGCCGACAACCAGGTGATGCACTTCTACCGCTGGCTGCACTCCCCGAGTTCTCTGCTCTATGACCCTGCTCTGCATCGCACCCTGCACAACATGATGAAGAAGGTGTTTCTACA GTTGGTTGCAGAGTTTAAACGTCTTGGCTCTACTGTGGTGTACGGAAACTTCAACAGGATCATCCTGTGTACTAAAAAACGGAGGACAGATGATGCAATCGGCTACGTGGGGTATATCACTAACAG CATCCACTCCAGAGAAATCTTCCACTCTTTGTCCTTGTCCTTCTCCCGCTGCTGGGAGTTCCTGATGTGGATGGACCCGGCCAACTACGGCGGCGTGAAGGGGAAACTGCCCTCCAACCTCTTGCAGGGAGAG aagaaaaataaacaagggGAGGGTGAAGAGGACGGCAGCGAGGATGAAGATGAGCCGGAAGCAGAGgttgaggaagatgaagagacgGATGAGGTAGAGGAGCTGATCGAGAGCAACTGGAACATCATGCAGTACCTGCCTCAAACCGCCTCCTGTCAGAAATACTTCCTCATGATCGTCTCAG CCTACATTGCAGCTGTGTACCAGAGTATGAAAGGGGAGCTGAGACGTAATGCTCCAGGAGCAACGCCAGTTAAGAGACGTGGAGGCAGCCAGGCTTCTCAACAGGCAGTGGGAGACCTGAGTGCTCTTCCTG GAATGATCTCCTTCTCTCAGGAATACGTGTCCAGTGAGCTGACACAGAACTTCTTCACCATCACTCAAAAAATCCAGAAGAAAGTGACGGGCGCCAGGAGTGTGACGCAGCCCTCCGAGCTGTTCCCTGTCCTGCCTGGATCCCACCTGCCACTCAAAAACCCAGCACTGGAGTTCATTAAATATGTCTGCCAG GTCCTCTCACTGGACGCCAACATAGCGAACCAGGTGAACAAGCTGAAGAGAGACCTCCTGCGTCTTGTGGACGTCGGCGAGTTTTCAGACGACGCTCAGTTCCGTGATCCCTGCAACTCCTACATCCTACCAGAGGTCATCTGCCACCAGTGCAATTTCTGTCGTGACCTCGACCTCTGCAAGGACCCATCTGTGGCACAG gaCGGGTCGGTCTTGCCTCAGTGGTTCTGCTCCAACTGCCAGGCCCAGTACGAGACCGAGTCTGTAGAGATGGCTCTGGTGGAAGCTCtgcagaagaagctgatgagCTACACCCTGCAGGACCTG GTGTGTAACAAATGTAAAGGCGTGAAGGACGCAAACATGCCCCTCTACTGCCGATGTGCCGGAGACTTTGACCTCACTTTCTCAATCAAG AGCTTCTCCGAGCAGATCACGGTGTTTCAGAACATAGCGTCCCACTACAACATGAGCTTCCTGGAGGAGACCATTGACTGGCTGCTCCTGATGAATCCACAGGTCCGACAGAGCTCTCGCTGA